In Anthonomus grandis grandis chromosome 5, icAntGran1.3, whole genome shotgun sequence, the following are encoded in one genomic region:
- the LOC126736214 gene encoding uncharacterized protein LOC126736214 isoform X1, whose amino-acid sequence MNPTKWEKVLVQWINCLQLLKPINTLEELRDGQFLRRLCKHFKQTIDLIPDDDLTVIFELLVQHYPQIKFNEMDSVHISDLLSSELVYLTSLLMHYTSVYDRRVAFTEPMCTMLDSNSQMMIKEFLEKISCETTTEELEGIIKEICTEDSKSLTCQFLPLINTPINKKSPLQKFFSTPFSKTLKFQEKDRQIDKLRRELEIEKAERTECEVENKNLVEKNKKLEFQLKQKNAELKRLCSEMESLDVGEPPKSHDTTWNETQRLLKLELQSLEEYIVHCDKEGEELRRERDELREKNKTLEESCQMWREKYLELDEKFESTYEDFCDLKCKKDLLYSKCNELENMLDEFKSKSVSSFDESIPLKRRSGGFDLSQSVQDLGHTVIDLQLREVQTKLEKTENELKVALEQNQSLLEDITVCTNSKKKVEAELETLKQEQGVLKANLTAQINTLKSEKSYLDTKLTELAKALDTEKQKLNNVSGAKDTLELELTNTKNQLQGVMFEKTEMDKKYSSTFEKWNDTIKRLEETEEVLKSTALQLSKVSSNKEDLDKQYNKISEELTVSLKSLKETQDNLKFTELQLQKITFHKENLEKQSENISEELNTVSKKLEQTLCFWKATESQLQELTFINQNLEIEHRKTSEQLVATLQELQDASNILKITEQQLHEMTSVKEKFEKQYSEISIQLNSTLKKHEDSEEALLRVKEQLSKISLENDFLLEQHRQTSENLAKSLQQLQESEDLLQAFEQQLQELTSSKNDLEEKNNEISRELISTSNKLHETECFLKSIELQLSEATSKKDDVEQQFTNISEELAYTLKRLQETENSLENVNLQLYEVNLTKNRLEEQYKCTSQDLNDTLKKHQCAEDAVKKSEFKLKKELLNKDNLLEQQRKMSEELAATLSQLQATETKLNMANLQLHDMTSSKEHLDLQYNNTCDELSTALKMLNETKDTLKYMENALREVTSEKTNLKKTFADMCVCLDDAYSELKELKLYNASVAEELKKALLDKAAMEEELKCTQQALEDMTVALKDTITVKQETTETLNLVQTELNKKLEELENIEKESNLLKKEHQQLKKKEFELSKNLEESQYILDKTRGELNVIKLEKDKLKFDFEDVKLKLLDMTKSERKYKENLSKKETELIIALQDLDDVKQNLSKTHEQLSQSKASFRTVSNDLCVTLEAKEVLEKKHLDIVDLLAESTHESNRNEQLLQKKSQENDFLKKQVNEWAAKCETTSTILSESQKELSIATEDLQETLLRKRRFVHDLEILQEDYKALKQYTESKTDENFKLSQNLQKAQLKISDLQTALNSLMENHEKLTDEYANVRDDHRIKCEALEEASKQLENVKEELRLTREEKTMYFKKFELGIQKLQVTEDRFDKMVAENDKLKISLERQIDELLTNVQSVEEERRILKASLNETLAKLGHTESKCQDIANELQSAQEEKTVVSNFLDLNTNELRKVSQQKEQILEALEMSNKDKLELEREIKKLKLIESERNLLVEQNLAIETACTDWQKKYSEVCEDVARRIQEFGLEKKELQQLLKKNSVLSEIQFNELQKKYNDDIKIKSKHIDALQIKMGQRLEEALEKNYNFAAKIKEKLTEIQNKHSKEFEAISDQFKIKKEGICNKVLRVNGQLTDQIKLNNLMDKKSQDIHKQYDFPSPVEVMSNDFETYKLAMFEQLQGVLREKDMEIKNAENSYKMILEELEAQLKKNDCVEAARKKLLEDNSEILESLQKLIKEKEALFNELSELKKENEDLQYGKKDYESEIKKLLSDIGELKERLEDSRKTKEELVAHIQEKQREMADLENKVKRLMLEVEDKTKEKNEIYDQLQRYVEEKAEIEQKLEHVQKENVILIQERDSLYDKLQTSLEENQKILLSRELSQEETQKIKREMNNLLKTQTEIMIETEANLHRAHSAAVEEKKDLIRRTESAENERDKVREAYVAVKASNAKYELENSSLRKMLEERTSQLKQFSQIKEAYDKLLEDNIKYMKEVETLKVKRGKDRDEFVRLIHKEREEGEAKKQKKVKEIRTEYEEKLEKMKDKMVHLYREEVNKEMQKVKAETAELHRTIGDLRGALYEAEEKASRLQKDRDVDSYRSRESVHGLPFERVAPKQGVSSLRGRGNKVADRDSIMSAQSTLSLKEGVSRDQLQRVRSASTLQDPEIVDRLFRNRKMSTLPSRMENAFVEETITVSRRTSINSIGRNLEMEDEDGDMFNNKYLADLKDGRCITSIDRESNVNRMSELAWRNSMVPPHLKSCYPAETQFVSPSKFKENEIKMGAGPEPMDDSMVKLLPGEKPRQKKDFGTTSYKKPGPPTPSKNGGRSSLTGNELPLRDGNNRNSTTPNKKVTPNRIRSLFKGFTKEGFTSRENAENVTPRASRRLSSLFKNNKRYCEWIPPN is encoded by the exons ATGAACCCAACAAAGTGGGAGAAAGTGTTAGTGCAATGg ATCAATTGCTTGCAATTATTGAAACCCATCAATACCCTTGAGGAACTACGGGATGGACAGTTTTTAAGACGCCTTTGCAAACATTT CAAACAAACAATAGACCTCATACCTGATGATGACCTCACAGTGATTTTTGAACTTCTAGTACAGCACTATCCTCAAATAAAGTTCAATGAAATGGACAGTGTCCATATAAGTGATTTACTTAGCTCTGAACTTGTTTATTTAACTTCACTTTTGATGCATTATACTTCTGTTTATGATAGGCGAGTTGCATTTACTGAGCCTATGTGTACAATGTTAGATAGTAATAGTCAGATGATGATAAAggagtttttggaaaaaatttcaTGTGAGACAACCACTGAAGAACTGGAAG GTATAATTAAGGAAATATGCACAGAAGATTCCAAAAGCCTAACATGTCAGTTTCTTCCACTGATTAATACTCCCATAAATAAAAAGAGTCCCTTGCAAAAGTTCTTTTCAACTCCATTCTCAAAAACACTTAAATTTCAAGAAAAAGACCGTCAAATCGACAAACTTAGACGCGAGTTAGAAATAGAAAAGGCAGAACGGACTGAATGTGAGGTGGAGAACAAAAATCTGGTAGAGAAAAACAAGAAGTTAGAATTTCAGTTGAAACAGAAAAATGCCGAACTCAAACGATTATGCTCGGAAATGGAGTCTCTTGATGTAGGAGAACCTCCAAAATCTCATGATACTACCTGGAATGAAACTCAAAGGCTGTTGAAACtagaacttcaaagtttggaggAATACATAGTGCATTGTGACAAGGAAGGTGAAGAGCTGAGAAGGGAGAGGGATGAATTGAGAGAAAAG AATAAAACCCTAGAAGAGTCTTGTCAGATGTGGCGAGAAAAGTATCTGGAGCTTGACGAAAAGTTTGAAAGCACCTATGAAGATTTCTGTGATCTTAAATGCAAAAAAGACCTTTTGTATTCAAAATGTAATGAGCTGGAAAACATGTTAGATGAATTTAAATCAAAGTCCGTAAGCAGTTTCGATGAGAGTATCCCATTGAAAAgaag atCGGGAGGTTTTGATCTGTCACAATCAGTGCAAGATTTGGGTCACACAGTAATTGACCTTCAATTAAGAGAAGTACAAACCAAACTAGAGAAAACAGAAAACGAGTTAAAGGTGGCATTAGAACAGAACCAGAGTCTCTTGGAGGATATCACAGTATGCACAAATAGCAAAAAGAAAGTAGAAGCTGAACTAGAAACTTTGAAACAAGAACAAGGCGTGTTAAAAGCTAATTTGACAGCACAGATTAACACGTTAAAATCTGAAAAATCTTATCTGGACACTAAGTTAACTGAACTTGCAAAAGCTTTAGATACTGAGAAGCAGAAACTAAACAATGTAAGTGGGGCTAAGGATACACTCGAACTTGAATTAACTAACACTAAAAATCAACTACAAGGAGTAATGTTTGAAAAAACAGAAATGGACAAAAAATATAGTAGTACTTTTGAAAAATGGAATGATACCATAAAAAGGCTTGAAGAAACTGAAGAAGTTTTGAAATCCACTGCTTTACAGTTAAGTAAAGTAAGTTCTAATAAAGAAGACTTGGATAAGCAGTACAATAAGATTTCAGAAGAACTAACTGTTAGTTtaaaaagtcttaaagaaactcaagataacttaaaatttacagAATTACAACTTCAGAAGATCACTtttcataaggaaaatttaGAAAAGCAGTCTGAAAACATATCTGAAGAATTAAATACTGTTTCGAAAAAGCTTGAACAAACTTTATGTTTCTGGAAAGCTACTGAATCGCAACTTCAAGAACTAACATTTATCAACCAAAATTTAGAAATTGAACATAGAAAAACATCAGAGCAATTGGTTGCTACTTTACAAGAGCTTCAAGATgcgtcaaatattttaaaaattactgaacAGCAACTACATGAAATGACttctgtaaaagaaaaattcgaGAAACAGTATAGTGAGATTTCTATTCAACTAAATTCCACTCTAAAAAAGCATGAAGATTCGGAAGAAGCTTTGTTAAGAGTTAAAGAGCAACTTTCTAAAATCAGTTTAGAGAACGACTTTTTATTAGAACAGCACAGGCAAACATCTGAAAATTTAGCAAAGAGTTTACAACAACTTCAAGAGTCCGAAGACCTTTTACAAGCCTTTGAACAGCAACTTCAAGAGCTTACTTCTAGTAAAAACGACTTGGAAGAAAAAAACAACGAAATTTCTAGAGAATTAATTTCCACTTCAAATAAGCTTCATGAAACCgaatgttttttgaaaagtatTGAATTACAACTTTCTGAAGCAACTTCAAAAAAAGATGACGTAGAACAACAGTTCACAAATATATCCGAAGAATTGGCGTACACGTTGAAACGGCTTCAGGAAACTGAAAATAGTTTAGAAAATGTCAACCTGCAACTTTATGAAGTCAACTTGACTAAAAATCGATTAGAAGAACAATATAAATGTACATCTCAAGACTTAAAcgacactttaaaaaaacatcaatgCGCCGAAGATGCCgtaaaaaaatctgaatttaaacttaaaaaagaacttttaaataaagataacttGTTGGAACAGCAAAGAAAAATGTCAGAAGAGTTAGCTGCTACTTTAAGCCAACTTCAGGCAACTGAAACTAAGTTAAACATGGCCAATTTGCAACTTCACGATATGACTTCAAGTAAAGAACACTTAGATTTACAGTATAACAATACTTGTGACGAATTATCTACTGCTTTGAAAATGCTTAATGAGACCaaagatactttaaaatatatggaaaatgCACTTCGCGAAGTTACTTCAGAAAAAACTAATCTGAAAAAGACCTTTGCTGATATGTGTGTATGTTTAGACGATGCCTACAGCGAACTGAaggaattaaaattatataatgctTCAGTTGCTGAAGAGTTAAAGAAAGCCTTGCTTGACAAGGCCGCAATGGAAGAGGAATTAAAGTGCACCCAACAGGCTCTAGAAGACATGACAGTAGCATTGAAAGACACCATAACCGTTAAACAGGAAACCACAGAGACTTTGAACTTAGTTCAAACTGAACTAAATAAGAAGCTAGAAGAATTGGAAAACATAGAAAAAGAGTCTAATCTTTTGAAAAAAGAACATCAACagttgaaaaagaaagaatttgaATTAAGTAAAAATCTGGAAGAATCACAATACATTTTAGACAAAACTCGAGGTGAgctaaatgtaataaaattggaaaaagataagcttaaatttgattttgaagatgtcaaattaaaattactggATATGACCAAAAGTGAACGAAAGTACAAAGAAAATTTGAGTAAAAAAGAAACCGAACTCATAATAGCTTTGCAAGACTTGGATGATGTTAAACAGAACTTAAGTAAAACACATGAACAGCTTTCACAAAGTAAAGCCAGTTTTAGGACTGTTTCAAATGATCTCTGTGTTAccttggaagctaaagaagttctTGAAAAGAAACACTTGGATATAGTAGATCTTTTAGCAGAATCTACCCATGAATCCAATAGAAATGAACAACTTTTGCAAAAAAAGAGCCAagaaaacgattttttgaagaaacaaGTAAATGAATGGGCAGCAAAATGTGAAACCACCAGTACAATTTTGTCTGAAAGTCAAAAAGAATTATCAATTGCAACAGAAGATCTACAAGAAACGTTGTTAAGAAAAAGACGATTTGTACATGACCTCGAAATATTACAAGAAGATTACAAAGCTTTAAAGCAATATACAGAATCTAAAACAGacgaaaactttaaattatcgCAGAATTTACAAAAAGCCCAATTGAAAATATCGGACTTACAAACTGCTTTAAATAGTTTGATGGAGAATCACGAAAAACTCACAGATGAATATGCCAATGTAAGAGATGATCATCGAATAAAATGTGAAGCTCTTGAAGAGGCCTCGAAACAATTGGAAAATGTTAAAGAAGAACTGAGACTAACAAGAGAAGAAAAAACAATGTATTTTAAGAAGTTCGAACTTGGTATACAAAAGTTGCAAGTAACTGAAGATCGTTTTGATAAAATGGTAGCTGAGAATGATAAACTTAAGATATCCCTTGAAAGACAGATTGACGAGTTATTAACAAATGTACAAAGTGTGGAAGAAGAACGGCGAATACTTAAAGCGTCCTTAAATGAGACTCTCGCTAAACTAGGTCATACTGAAAGCAAATGTCAGGATATTGCCAATGAATTGCAATCGGCGCAAGAAGAAAAAACTGTTGTGAGTAATTTCTTGGATTTAAATACCAATGAACTAAGAAAAGTTTCTCAACAAAAAGAACAGATCCTGGAAGCTTTAGAAATGAGCAATAAAGATAAATTGGAACTGGAAAGAGAGATTAAAAAGTTGAAACTTATAGAGAGCGAAAGGAACTTGCTTGTAGAGCAAAATTTGGCAATTGAAACCGCCTGCACAGACTGGCAAAAGAAATATAGTGAGGTTTGTGAAGATGTTGCAAGAAGAATCCAAGAGTTTGGCCTAGAAAAAAAAGAGCTTCAACagctacttaaaaaaaacagtgttttaaGTGAAATTCAATTTAATGAACTACAAAAGAAGTACAATGATGATATTAAGATCAAATCAAAGCATATTGATGCGTTACAAATAAAAATGGGTCAAAGACTTGAAGaagctttagaaaaaaattataactttgctgctaaaattaaagaaaaactaactGAAATTCAAAATAAGCATAGTAAAGAATTTGAGGCTATATCAgaccaatttaaaataaaaaaagaaggtATTTGCAACAAAGTCTTAAGAGTAAATGGCCAGCTTACAGACcaaattaaacttaataatttaatggacAAAAAATCCCAAGACATACATAAACAATATGATTTTCCGTCCCCAGTAGAGGTGATGTCAAATGATTTTGAAACATACAAACTTGCAATGTTTGAACAACTTCAAGGAGTTTTAAGGGAAAAGGATATGGAGATAAAAAATGCTGAGAACAGTTATAAAATGATACTGGAAGAGCTTGAagctcaattaaaaaaaaacgattgcGTTGAAGCAGCAAGGAAGAAACTGCTAGAAGATAATTCAGAGATATTGGAAAGTCTTCAGAAGTTGATAAAGGAGAAAGAAGCACTTTTCAATGAGCTTTctgaattgaaaaaagaaaatgaagatttaCAATATGGAAAAAAAGACTATGAAAGTGAAATTAAGAAACTCCTATCAGACATTGGGGAATTAAAAGAACGTTTAGAGGACTCAAGAAAAACTAAAGAAGAATTAGTTGCTCATATACAGGAAAAACAACGAGAAATGGCAGACTTGGAAAACAAAGTCAAAAGATTAATGCTAGAAGTAGAAGATAagactaaagaaaaaaatgaaatttacgATCAACTTCAGAGATACGTGGAGGAAAAAGCCGAAATTGAACAAAAATTGGAGCATgtacaaaaagaaaatgttattttgatCCAGGAACGCGACTCCCTATACGATAAACTGCAAACTTCGTTAGAGGAGAACCAGAAAATTTTGCTTTCTCGTGAGCTGAGTCAGGaagaaacacaaaaaattaagcGGGAAATGAACAATCTCCTAAAAACACAAACGGAAATCATGATAGAGACGGAGGCAAATTTACATCGCGCCCATTCAGCCGCCgtggaagaaaaaaaagactTGATCAGGCGAACAGAAAGTGCTGAAAATGAAAGAGATAAAGTGCGGGAGGCATATGTAGCCGTCAAAGCTTCAAATGCGAAATATGAGTTAGAAAATTCAAGTTTAAG aaaaatgttagAAGAGCGCACCTCTCAGCTAAAGCAGTTTAGTCAAATAAAAGAGGCCTATGATAAATTGCTAGAGGATAACATTAAATATATGAAAGAAGTTGAAACGCTCAAGGTGAAACGAGGTAAAGACCGAGACGAGTTTGTCCGTCTCATACACAAAGAAAGGGAAGAGGGAGAagccaaaaaacaaaaaaaggtaaagGAAATCCGAACAGAATACGAAGAAAAGCTTGAAAAAATGAAAGACAAAATGGTACATCTGTATCGGGAAGAAGTCAACAAAGAAATGCAGAAGGTTAAAGCTGAAACT gcTGAACTACATAGGACTATCGGAGACCTTCGCGGTGCTCTTTATGAAGCAGAAGAAAAAGCTAGCAGGCTTCAAAAGGATCGAGACGTCGATAGTTACAGATCAAG ggAATCGGTACACGGGTTACCCTTCGAGCGAGTAGCTCCTAAACAGGGCGTGTCAAGTTTAAGAGGACGCGGTAACAAGGTGGCTGATAGAGACAGCATTATGAGTGCCCAGAGTACTCTTTCTTTAAAAGAGGGTGTTAGTAG AGATCAACTTCAAAGAGTGCGAAGTGCCTCGACTCTTCAAGACCCGGAAATAGTCGATCGGCTGTTTAGAAATAGGAAAATGAGCACGTTACCCTCTCGCATGGAAAATGCTTTTGTGGAGGAAACTATAACTGTGTCGAGAAGAACTTCTATTAACAGTATTGGGAGAAATTTAGAAATGGAAGATGAGGATGGAGACATGTTTAACAACAAATATTTGGCGGATCTAAAAGATGGGCGATGCATCACTAGCATAG ATAGGGAATCAAACGTGAATCGGATGTCGGAACTGGCCTGGAGGAATTCAATGGTACCTCCTCATCTGAAGAGTTGCTATCCAGCCGAAACACAATTTGTCAGCCCGtcaaagtttaaagaaaatgaaattaag ATGGGTGCTGGACCCGAACCAATGGATGACAGCATGGTCAAGCTGTTACCAGGTGAGAAACCTAGGCAGAAAAAAGACTTTGGAACAACTTCATACAAGAAACCAGGTCCGCCAACACCTTCAAAGAATGGTGGCAGATCCTCATTAACGGGAAATGAACTTCCTTTAAGGGATGGAAACAATAGAAACTCAACAACCCCTAATAAAAAg gtcACACCAAATCGTATACGATCTTTGTTCAAAGGATTTACCAAAGAAGGTTTCACTAGCAGGGAAAACGCGGAG